Sequence from the Bremerella volcania genome:
GAAGATCCTTCGTACCACGACTGGTCGTGGTTTCCGCACGGCGATGGGCAGGAGTTCACCTTCTCCAAGGTCATGCAGCCGCTTGAGCCACTCAAGTCGGAGTTGACGATACTCTCTGGCTTCTCGCATCCACGCTCGCGCGACGTTCACGGGCACAACAATGCCGACCAGTTCCTGACGGCCGCCCCGACCGGAGGCGGCGATCGCGAGTACGCCAACACCATCTCACTCGACCAGGAATACGTCAAGCATGTTGGCGATCAAACGCGGATCGCCTCGCTGGTGATGTCGACCGATGGGGGAACCGGCACGGCCCGCGGAACCCATACGATTTCGTTCGATCGCAACGGACGCCCGATCCCTGCCGAGCATCGCCCGAAGCAGATCTTCGACATGTTGTTCGTGAAGCGAAACGGCGACTCTGCCCGACGCCTGGCCCTCAGCCAGAGTGCTCTCGACGAGATGCTGGCCGATGCCAATTCGCTCAAGAAGTCCCTTTCGACGCACGACCGACATCGCCTGGACGAATACTTGGACTCGGTCCGTCAGGCCGAGATCAAGGTCGAAAAGGCGAAGCAGTGGCTTAACGTGCCGCTGCCCACGGTTGACGGTGACTTGCTCAATTTGGAGTTGACCACCGATCAGCCGCGTGAGTATCTGCAGACGATGTTCGATCTGATCTACCTGGCATTCAAGACCGACTCGACGCGGGTAGCGACCTATCAAATCGGCCGCGAAAACGGCGTTGGCCGCAGCGACCATCTCGCCCGGGCCGTTGGCTTTAACCTCGCTCATCAGTTGTCGCATGAGACGAAGAACCCGGACGGCTGGAAAAACTTCGGCATCTATTGTCAGTTCCTCAACGAAGAGTTCGGACGCTTTCTCACTAAACTGAAAGAGACGCCGGAACCGGCCGGAACCGGCAGCATGCTCGACAACACCTTGCTGCTGATGGGCTCGGCCTCCAGTGCGTTCCACCTGTCTCGCAACTATCCGCTGATCCTCGCCGGTGGCAAGCAGATGGGCCTGAAACATGGCCAGTACATTAACCACGCCGGGATGAACTTCCAAGGGGGACCTTGGCTGGGCAAAGGGGAACCCTGGCAAGACAAGGCCAAAGGGGTCGACATTCCCCTTTCCAATCTGTTCGTCACGATGCTGCAGCGACTGGGCACCGGCGCTGAGTCGTTTGCGGACAGCACCGGAACGATCGCCAACATCTAAACCGCGTTACTTGCCGTCGCTCACGCGGTACAGGGCTTTCTCCGTCCGCAGCAGGATGTCGTTGCCATCGACCCCTAAGCTGGCCAAAGCACGCTCGCCGAGATCGTTCTCGGCGACAACCACATATTCATCTCCTGGCCGCACCACGGTCGATTTGCCTGCTTCGTCCAACAGGTAAATCAAGCCACCGGCATACAGTAGCGACGACGAGAAGTTCCCGCCGACACGTTCTTTCCACACGACATCGCCGGTCAGTCCATCCAAGCACGATAGAATCCCGTTGTCCGAGATAATGTAGACCGACGTTCCAACCGCCACGAGCGAAGGGTTCAGCGGCACGTTGCGATCGACGACGAACGCCACGTGCGAATCGGTCACGTCCCCTTGCCCGTCCGGCCGCATGGCCATCAGCGTTGCTCGGTCGTAGCCGGTGCAAACGTAGACCAGCCCGTTCGCAAAAATCGGACGCGGCACGACCGAGTACCCTTTGCCATAGCCGACGCGCCAAATCTCTTTTCCATTGCTCGGATCGACCGCCATCACCACGCCGCTACCGGCTGAAATCAGCTGCGTCTTGCCGTCGACACCAATCAGCAGCGGCGTGCTGAAGGAAAAGTACTTCGGGATGTCAGGCACATTGCGTTCGGTTTTCCAGGCCACGTCGCCGGTCGTTTTGTCGAGGGCAATGACCGCCTGCATGTCGGAACCGTCGATGCTGAAGATGAGATGATCACCCCAAATCACCGGCGATCCCCCATTTCCATGCGTCGGCCGATAGGTCAGCTCTTGCGTGCTCCAGACGATCGAGCCATCCTTCTGCCGCAAACAGGCCGTTCCCATGTGACCGAAGTGCACGTAAACCATTTCTCCTTCGAGGTACGGGGTGGGGCTGGCATGGCTGTTCTTGCCATGGATCCGCGGAGCCGTTTCGCCGTCCTGCAGGAAGACCTCGACGTCCCAAACGATCTTTCCCGTATCTGCGGCCAGGCATAACGTGCGTAACGAGTGATCCGCCTTCTTGTCTTCACTCTGGGCAACGGCGGTCGTCAGGAAGATGCGATCCCCGGCAACCACCGGCGAAGACCAGCCTAGCCCCGGCACTTCCTGCTTCCAGGCAATGTTTTTGTCGGGGCCCCACTCTGTGGGCAGGGTCACGCCTTCGGCAATCCCCTGCCCGGTCGGACCTCGGAACTGATGCCAATTGGATTGGGCCGCGACGTTACCGGCGAAACAAGTTCCACTCAGCAGGACAAAGGCCAGCAGTAAAAGGGAACGACTAAATCGCGACAAGGGGAAGCCGATCAAGCGGGAGGGTTTCATAGGTGTCTGTTGGGTGAGGTAGGACAGTTCAGCGGGTTTTCAGGAAGTCTTATTAATTTAACTAAGAGGCCGAGTGATTAACACATGATTTTCAACGAGGAACGGGAAGCGCATGCGCAGCATGCTCCGGTCCCCTCGCCCCTTCTGGGCGAGGGTTAGGGTGAGGGGCAGTTCGCTTGATGGAAGCGCATGCGCGAACGAGGTTCCAAATCATCAGGAGCTACGTCCGGCGATGCCAGGCAAAGGTCGTTCATGAAACCCTCACCG
This genomic interval carries:
- a CDS encoding DUF1552 domain-containing protein, whose protein sequence is MGLNFRSLDRRRFLRGSGVALALPLFGSLLPSSAFGEPQPVNPKRLGCFYFPDGVPMPLPEDPSYHDWSWFPHGDGQEFTFSKVMQPLEPLKSELTILSGFSHPRSRDVHGHNNADQFLTAAPTGGGDREYANTISLDQEYVKHVGDQTRIASLVMSTDGGTGTARGTHTISFDRNGRPIPAEHRPKQIFDMLFVKRNGDSARRLALSQSALDEMLADANSLKKSLSTHDRHRLDEYLDSVRQAEIKVEKAKQWLNVPLPTVDGDLLNLELTTDQPREYLQTMFDLIYLAFKTDSTRVATYQIGRENGVGRSDHLARAVGFNLAHQLSHETKNPDGWKNFGIYCQFLNEEFGRFLTKLKETPEPAGTGSMLDNTLLLMGSASSAFHLSRNYPLILAGGKQMGLKHGQYINHAGMNFQGGPWLGKGEPWQDKAKGVDIPLSNLFVTMLQRLGTGAESFADSTGTIANI
- a CDS encoding outer membrane protein assembly factor BamB family protein gives rise to the protein MKPSRLIGFPLSRFSRSLLLLAFVLLSGTCFAGNVAAQSNWHQFRGPTGQGIAEGVTLPTEWGPDKNIAWKQEVPGLGWSSPVVAGDRIFLTTAVAQSEDKKADHSLRTLCLAADTGKIVWDVEVFLQDGETAPRIHGKNSHASPTPYLEGEMVYVHFGHMGTACLRQKDGSIVWSTQELTYRPTHGNGGSPVIWGDHLIFSIDGSDMQAVIALDKTTGDVAWKTERNVPDIPKYFSFSTPLLIGVDGKTQLISAGSGVVMAVDPSNGKEIWRVGYGKGYSVVPRPIFANGLVYVCTGYDRATLMAMRPDGQGDVTDSHVAFVVDRNVPLNPSLVAVGTSVYIISDNGILSCLDGLTGDVVWKERVGGNFSSSLLYAGGLIYLLDEAGKSTVVRPGDEYVVVAENDLGERALASLGVDGNDILLRTEKALYRVSDGK